The following coding sequences are from one Methanosarcina sp. WWM596 window:
- a CDS encoding flippase, with protein sequence MSLARDVAKNTSFILFGNIVVKLIALFVSVYLARYLGVNNYGKYTFVTTYLMFFTFISGFGLDQVIIREIARNPSTTNVVFNNAFYIRIVTSIVAVLLAVAGIRILNYPYDTVIYVYLVSITLLFQGISYLIESLFQSNLKMEYSSIALIISKCFFALSIFLIILNKGTLMNIFLVSILSEAFRTLIDYMYSKKFIKINIDFNLGTLKYLIKQALPFVIGYGLFIIYYRIDVLMLSIYQGDIPVGIYSAAYKLTDPLLFLPGALASTLMPVMSKQYFSDKEKLKNTYLMSMRYILALMLPIVFGIYLLSKDIINFLYSSEFSGSIIALQMLSGTIIFNSLNSIQSSLLTSVNRQELNTLTIGICCILNIGLNVVFIPDYSYMGAAFATLVSVIALFFIEFYFIYVNLSLHFVNVDLLKLFIASGVMGLTLIKFPSLNMFTLAFIGGIIYIVSIFSLNVFSKDDIQLLLKVLNHR encoded by the coding sequence ATGAGCCTAGCGCGTGACGTAGCTAAAAATACAAGCTTTATTTTATTTGGCAATATAGTTGTAAAGCTTATAGCTCTTTTCGTTTCAGTTTACTTGGCAAGATATTTAGGTGTAAATAATTATGGAAAATATACTTTTGTAACCACTTATCTTATGTTTTTCACATTTATCAGTGGATTTGGATTAGATCAGGTAATTATTAGAGAGATTGCAAGAAATCCCTCAACAACTAATGTTGTATTCAATAATGCCTTTTACATTAGAATAGTGACTTCTATTGTAGCTGTATTATTAGCGGTAGCAGGTATTCGTATTTTAAATTATCCCTACGATACTGTAATATATGTCTATCTGGTATCAATTACATTATTATTTCAAGGAATTAGTTATTTAATTGAGTCCCTTTTCCAATCAAATCTTAAAATGGAATATTCTTCGATCGCTTTAATCATCTCTAAATGCTTTTTTGCATTATCAATATTTTTGATAATACTCAATAAGGGTACTCTGATGAATATTTTTTTAGTTTCTATACTCTCTGAAGCTTTCCGGACCTTAATAGATTATATGTACTCGAAAAAATTCATAAAAATTAATATAGATTTCAACCTGGGCACTTTAAAATATTTAATAAAGCAAGCCTTGCCTTTTGTTATTGGCTATGGTCTTTTTATTATCTATTATCGTATTGACGTTTTGATGTTGTCGATTTATCAAGGTGATATCCCTGTAGGAATTTACTCCGCTGCATATAAATTAACAGATCCGCTGCTTTTCCTACCAGGTGCTTTAGCTTCAACACTCATGCCAGTAATGTCAAAACAATATTTCTCTGATAAAGAGAAACTTAAAAACACTTACCTTATGAGCATGAGATATATCTTGGCACTAATGTTGCCAATAGTGTTTGGAATATATTTACTTTCCAAAGATATTATTAATTTTCTTTACAGTTCAGAGTTCTCGGGTTCCATTATAGCATTACAAATGCTATCTGGTACAATAATTTTTAACTCATTAAACTCAATTCAGTCATCTCTACTAACTTCAGTAAATAGGCAAGAGTTAAATACGTTAACTATTGGAATTTGTTGTATTTTGAATATAGGGTTAAATGTAGTGTTCATACCTGATTACAGTTATATGGGGGCTGCGTTTGCTACATTAGTTTCTGTAATAGCACTATTTTTCATAGAGTTTTACTTTATATATGTAAATTTATCACTACATTTTGTTAATGTGGATCTATTAAAACTATTTATCGCTTCAGGAGTGATGGGGTTAACCTTAATAAAATTCCCATCTTTGAATATGTTCACATTAGCATTTATTGGGGGAATTATATACATTGTTTCTATTTTTTCACTTAATGTATTTTCAAAAGACGATATACAGTTACTTCTTAAAGTACTCAATCATAGATGA
- a CDS encoding glycosyltransferase family 2 protein has product MKISVVIPTYNRSEELKSAVESVLDQSTPANEIIVVDNGNDSKTEDILQFYSNNKSNTQIRYLKNHVNSVSVARNIGGQNAQGDIIFFLDDDDKFDTYYIEEIIQIYSDCPNALIVQGNLAKEISKSNIIILWNNIWNLYSKFFYIFSFSKNMKKVLPSGKNVSPSYCDKVINCQWASGGCSSVKKKVFNEFLYDNNLIKYSYGEDVDFSYRIYKKYPQSIYLAPKAKLLYKGSFNKGTPLKQAIIMEKAYNLYFVSKNLGKPINYILFFWSEIGMFLQDMLFCVLFIKKRGKYFLLRLLYSLCAYYICIRFFSRIQNLDIDYINNRYLL; this is encoded by the coding sequence ATGAAAATATCAGTTGTAATTCCTACATATAATAGGAGCGAGGAATTAAAATCTGCAGTAGAGTCCGTGTTAGATCAGTCTACTCCAGCAAATGAGATCATTGTCGTGGATAATGGTAACGATAGTAAAACAGAAGACATTTTACAATTTTACTCTAACAACAAATCGAATACTCAGATCAGATACTTAAAAAATCATGTAAATAGTGTATCTGTTGCCAGAAATATTGGGGGGCAAAATGCCCAGGGCGATATCATTTTCTTTTTGGATGATGATGATAAATTTGATACATATTATATTGAAGAAATTATCCAAATATACTCTGATTGTCCAAATGCTTTAATTGTTCAGGGAAATCTTGCAAAAGAAATATCAAAAAGTAATATAATTATATTGTGGAACAATATATGGAACCTATACTCTAAATTCTTTTATATCTTTAGTTTTTCCAAAAATATGAAAAAAGTTTTACCTTCTGGAAAAAATGTTTCTCCTTCATATTGTGATAAAGTAATTAATTGTCAGTGGGCCAGCGGTGGATGCTCAAGTGTAAAAAAGAAAGTGTTTAATGAGTTTTTATATGATAATAACCTGATCAAGTACAGTTATGGTGAAGATGTTGATTTTTCTTATAGGATTTACAAGAAATATCCACAGTCAATTTATTTAGCACCTAAAGCAAAATTATTGTATAAAGGATCTTTTAATAAAGGTACACCACTAAAACAAGCTATTATCATGGAAAAGGCATATAATCTTTATTTTGTATCCAAAAATTTAGGCAAACCTATTAATTATATATTATTTTTTTGGAGTGAAATTGGGATGTTTTTACAGGATATGCTTTTTTGTGTGCTATTCATAAAAAAAAGAGGAAAATATTTTTTATTAAGATTATTGTATAGTCTGTGTGCATATTATATTTGCATTCGTTTTTTTTCCAGGATACAAAACTTGGACATAGATTATATTAATAACAGGTATTTACTATGA
- a CDS encoding putative Ig domain-containing protein: MKLGDKLQGNLLYHTLTVCIMFCFFLPVASASITSDSYWNIIIVQDETHVTLTDISNKLNDSKLIKNWGNGIWTASCIYSKNSTVYINNSEVTELRMTGQKGYTRILYGYNNNDKFKIHDVTITGWNETSNTYEHRGSIYLYNSELYNTNFQYAERINIYGDIQGIIHNVTTYKTRDFWVEGIKNGVIHDIYIQDSSGNSGAAFYVKNTIGMNIYNVKVNKTDRVGFYVFNSTGGTFHDISTWRSGNYLTPQTGYEGIVFSSGRYNYGYNLSVNDSGWSSFCPGGAEDGSTFRNVSVFNAGHNGIDIHPASNISVYDSIIGHSPSNNILLTNGNGALGGCNNIYFENLTLLGGGFLIGDDVHNVTVKNSIIQGNGNTVFNSSEIKFQNMTITTPPGYAIENNVIKFTYIKDGAYTYNGTIIDSSVDRIDSSKAINTRIINTNFSRFYSCNDAGIYRYLDLIIVDGTGTQLPDVTIDLVNEQDESKASCDGNGIQKTHFLMYNGRTCLPINNRAESPAILHIHYENSSYSETYSSKATITTPDGRTVSLSGIIPDSSWYREDPNVPTYTITAIIPEDSTSPQIIGFAPSTENPFNPGETKNFRVWTDEPLTEMDWYVDGKLVSEGSLNYTWTITKDESVIKFEGSNANGDVSKSWDVWGTGNNSSGMIVFFPENTLLFKNTGESVYFNVSSSRALIANWFVGGKAVLNDSTSLTYSWDTAGVYDVNVSGSADTDSFSNTWKVNVTEPEEPPSENKSIIMIIPCENVAPGAQFDLGIKIDPSTSINGAQLDILFDSSMVSASSVTEGDFFKQSGSSTIFNSGAIDNIAGTVINIYGYILGPLNVSTPGTFATVNLTAGNRTGIAEFNLSNVLISDASSKSAPYTVTNTSVLIDTAPVMDPICYLKSIDEKSALTFKVIAKDADGDELILSASDLPDGAEFNTESGNFSWIPAVGQAGVYTFTFEVSDGYLTDSENVTVTVNKLNNPPAIDSFEPLDGSSFSEGERIGISVNASDADGQALNYSIGIDGIEYSTENTYVWETDYSSSGNHTIEVAVSDGIEKVTEQNNIYINNYHPRWDVNQDGVVNILDITIIAQNYGSTSTVKPYPRWDVNQDGVVNTQDLTLAGYHFGETVV; encoded by the coding sequence TTGAAACTGGGGGATAAATTACAGGGAAATCTGTTATACCATACCCTAACTGTGTGTATAATGTTTTGTTTTTTTTTACCAGTTGCGTCTGCAAGTATAACATCTGATTCTTATTGGAACATAATAATTGTTCAAGATGAAACTCATGTAACCCTTACAGATATATCCAATAAATTAAATGATTCAAAACTAATAAAAAACTGGGGAAATGGCATTTGGACGGCTTCATGTATTTACTCAAAAAATTCTACAGTATATATAAATAATTCTGAAGTTACTGAATTAAGAATGACAGGACAAAAAGGATATACAAGAATTTTGTATGGATATAATAATAATGATAAGTTCAAAATACATGATGTTACAATAACCGGATGGAACGAAACTTCAAACACCTATGAACACAGAGGATCTATATATTTATACAATTCTGAATTATATAATACTAATTTTCAATATGCTGAAAGAATAAATATATACGGTGATATTCAGGGAATAATACATAATGTTACTACATATAAAACGAGGGATTTTTGGGTAGAGGGAATCAAAAATGGAGTGATCCATGATATATATATTCAAGATTCTTCTGGAAATAGTGGAGCTGCATTCTATGTGAAAAACACTATTGGAATGAATATCTATAATGTAAAAGTAAACAAAACAGACAGAGTGGGATTTTATGTATTTAATTCAACGGGAGGAACTTTCCATGACATTTCTACTTGGAGATCAGGGAACTATCTGACCCCGCAAACCGGATACGAAGGAATTGTATTTTCGTCAGGAAGATACAATTACGGATATAATTTGTCGGTTAATGATAGTGGATGGAGTAGTTTTTGTCCAGGTGGGGCAGAGGATGGTTCTACATTCCGTAATGTTTCTGTTTTCAATGCCGGCCATAATGGAATAGATATACATCCAGCTAGTAACATTTCTGTTTATGACTCTATTATTGGTCATTCACCATCTAATAACATATTGTTAACTAATGGGAATGGAGCCTTGGGAGGATGTAATAATATATATTTTGAAAATTTGACATTGTTGGGTGGAGGATTTCTTATAGGTGATGATGTTCATAATGTAACTGTTAAAAATTCAATTATCCAAGGAAATGGAAACACTGTATTCAACAGTTCTGAAATAAAGTTCCAAAACATGACCATAACAACACCCCCGGGTTATGCCATTGAAAATAATGTAATCAAATTCACTTACATAAAGGATGGTGCATATACATATAATGGAACAATTATAGATTCTTCCGTAGATAGGATTGATTCTAGTAAAGCTATTAATACACGGATAATAAATACTAATTTTTCAAGATTTTACAGTTGTAATGACGCTGGAATTTATCGATATCTTGACCTAATAATAGTAGATGGAACTGGAACTCAACTACCAGATGTGACTATCGATCTTGTAAATGAACAGGATGAAAGTAAGGCAAGTTGTGATGGAAATGGTATACAAAAGACTCATTTCCTTATGTATAATGGAAGAACATGCCTTCCTATAAATAATAGGGCAGAATCGCCAGCAATACTACATATACATTATGAAAATTCATCATATTCTGAAACATATTCCAGCAAAGCCACCATCACCACTCCAGACGGCCGCACTGTTTCTCTCTCAGGAATCATTCCTGACTCTTCCTGGTACCGCGAAGACCCAAACGTCCCGACCTACACCATAACAGCAATTATCCCGGAAGATTCAACCAGCCCGCAGATAATCGGTTTTGCTCCAAGCACGGAAAACCCGTTCAACCCCGGAGAAACTAAAAACTTCAGGGTCTGGACAGATGAGCCTTTGACAGAGATGGACTGGTATGTGGACGGAAAACTTGTGTCCGAAGGCTCCCTTAATTATACGTGGACTATAACAAAAGACGAATCAGTAATTAAATTTGAGGGATCAAACGCAAACGGAGATGTTAGCAAGAGCTGGGACGTCTGGGGGACTGGTAATAATTCGTCTGGTATGATTGTATTTTTTCCAGAAAATACTTTGCTCTTTAAGAATACAGGAGAGTCCGTATACTTCAATGTAAGTTCCAGCCGGGCTTTGATTGCAAACTGGTTCGTAGGCGGGAAAGCGGTCCTGAATGACAGCACATCCTTAACCTATAGTTGGGATACGGCAGGAGTATACGACGTTAATGTAAGTGGTTCAGCGGATACTGATAGCTTTTCGAATACCTGGAAGGTAAACGTGACAGAACCTGAAGAGCCGCCATCTGAGAACAAATCAATAATCATGATAATTCCCTGCGAGAACGTCGCACCTGGAGCTCAGTTTGACCTTGGCATAAAAATCGATCCCTCCACCTCAATAAACGGTGCACAGCTTGACATTCTATTCGACAGTTCAATGGTCTCAGCCAGCAGTGTAACCGAAGGAGATTTCTTCAAACAGAGTGGGTCATCCACTATTTTCAACAGTGGGGCTATCGACAACATTGCCGGAACAGTCATAAACATCTATGGCTACATCCTGGGCCCTTTAAATGTATCCACACCCGGGACTTTTGCAACCGTTAACCTGACTGCAGGAAACAGGACAGGAATAGCAGAGTTCAACCTCTCAAACGTGCTTATCAGTGATGCAAGTTCAAAATCAGCTCCTTATACCGTTACAAATACAAGCGTACTGATAGACACTGCTCCTGTAATGGACCCTATTTGCTACCTCAAATCGATTGATGAGAAAAGCGCTCTCACTTTTAAGGTAATTGCCAAAGATGCGGACGGAGACGAACTTATTCTTTCAGCTTCAGATCTTCCCGATGGGGCAGAATTCAACACAGAATCTGGGAATTTCAGCTGGATCCCGGCTGTTGGACAGGCTGGAGTTTACACGTTTACCTTTGAAGTGAGCGATGGGTACCTCACGGATTCGGAGAACGTCACGGTAACCGTGAACAAGTTAAATAACCCACCAGCCATTGATTCCTTCGAACCTCTGGACGGGTCGTCTTTCAGTGAAGGGGAAAGGATCGGGATTTCAGTAAACGCATCCGATGCGGACGGGCAGGCCCTCAACTACTCCATCGGGATTGACGGAATAGAATACAGCACTGAAAACACTTATGTCTGGGAAACCGACTATTCCAGTAGCGGGAATCATACAATTGAGGTGGCTGTAAGCGATGGAATTGAAAAAGTAACGGAGCAGAACAATATATACATAAACAACTATCATCCGCGCTGGGACGTAAACCAGGATGGGGTAGTAAACATCCTTGACATAACCATAATAGCTCAGAATTACGGAAGCACCAGTACAGTAAAGCCTTACCCACGCTGGGATGTGAACCAGGATGGAGTGGTAAACACACAGGACCTTACCCTGGCTGGGTACCATTTTGGGGAAACAGTAGTCTAA
- a CDS encoding cohesin domain-containing protein → MITILLIFTFTASAATQVTLQPSSEVVESGSSVTVDIFVDPDTEIAGMQFDLKFDSSLLQVTNVTEGDLFKQSGTETFFNPGQNDTETLKNVYGCIQGIGEVSTSGIFATMTLSSTPGKRDMAQIYLQNVTVSSQEGNAVQTSVNNTSIILTKTRNYDNFQNELIQRLVEELTLNRQSYA, encoded by the coding sequence ATGATTACAATTCTCTTAATATTCACTTTTACAGCATCTGCAGCCACCCAGGTAACTCTCCAGCCTTCATCTGAAGTAGTTGAATCAGGCAGCTCGGTAACTGTAGATATATTTGTGGATCCGGATACGGAAATTGCAGGCATGCAGTTCGACCTGAAGTTTGACAGCTCACTACTGCAGGTAACAAATGTGACTGAAGGTGACCTGTTTAAACAGAGTGGTACGGAAACTTTTTTTAACCCGGGACAGAATGATACGGAAACACTCAAAAACGTATACGGATGCATTCAGGGAATAGGAGAAGTTTCGACTTCCGGTATATTTGCAACAATGACGTTATCCTCAACTCCAGGTAAAAGAGATATGGCACAAATTTATCTTCAAAACGTTACTGTAAGTAGCCAGGAAGGAAATGCCGTGCAAACCAGTGTGAATAATACCAGCATTATACTCACGAAAACGAGAAATTATGATAACTTCCAGAATGAACTGATTCAAAGACTGGTAGAGGAACTGACCTTAAACAGGCAAAGTTATGCCTAA